The Flavobacterium commune genome contains the following window.
ATTACTTTATCGGCAATTATCTCTATTGTTCTCTCTTCTTCTGCATCAAAAACAGTAGCAACAACTTTCCCATCAGTAGTTTTGACTTCATAAACCAAATGATTTTTTAGCGTTTTATTTCCTGCATATTTTTGCAAATGATGGGCTAATCTGGCATTTCCTTCTGGCCAGGTAAGAACATTATCTTTAGCATCTTCTGTCGCGTCTTGCTTTCTTGCTGCGAAATAATGAATACCAGCCCAAGCGGACACATACTTAATTCCTAACCCAAAATCATCTCTACAACAATAATCTATATAATCAAATAATGGTTTAGAATTAAATCCCTCTTTCTCAAACCACTGTTCCATTGTAATAGTATCTAAAACTCGAATCGATTCTTCATTCGAAGACAATGCTAATGGAATATCAAAAAAATATTTCCCGTCAATTCCTTTTCCCGCACGAAAAGCATCCATTTTTAAAAAGAACTTTTTAAACTGGATATCATCCTCTAAAGAATTTCCTGTTTTAGGAACCAATCCTTCCTGCCAATTGTTCCTATAAAACAACCGTTCATCAGGTGCAAAAGTGAGCTGTAGTTCATCAAATTCAGGAAAGCCTTTTGAATCATAACCCAAAATTATTTTCTCTTCTTCAAGAAATTGAAACAAAGCCTTATCCTGCTTATTAGGCAGCGGTAAATAGTGTGCCCCCAATGGAAATTTAGAATATTTATTCTCTCCATTAGAAGAATTTCCTCCCAGATGATTTTCTAATTCTATCAACAAAAAATCATCAATCCCTTTTTTAGAAAATTGACGTGCAGCGCTCAAACCCGAAATTCCTCCGCCTACAATTAAATAAGGAATATGAATTTGACTTGTCGGTTTTGGAAAATTTTTAACCCGTAACCGATGTCCTAAAATATGATTAGTTCCCGACAAACGAATAAGCAAAGTGATTACTTTTTCCTGACACGCTTGAAAAAATGGAATCACGAGTAAGGAAGCTGCAATACTTTTCAGAAAGAAACGTCTGGAATGCTTATAATTTTCCCCACTCTTCATCGAAATAACGTACTAGAATTTGATTGTCCAAACGATTAATTTCAATGTTTTTTGAAATCATATCCTTAGAAAAATAATTGAATTTATCAAACTGATAATTATAAAAACGTAACCCTTGAACTTCTCTGTTTACTTTATTAAAATTAGTTTCAAAACCATTCATAGCAATAGAGAAACCCCATTCTCCGAAAGATGGAACATAGGCGTGATAAGCATCGACTTGAGGAAAAATTTCCATTAAAGTTTTGTTGATACACCAAAAAGATTTTGGTGCAAAATAAGGAGAAGTAGTCTGTACTACCACCACTGCATCTGGAGTAAGAAGTTGTTTTAAAGTATTATAAAAACTCAAAGAATATAATTTCCCTAAACTATAATTAGATGGATCAGGAAAATCGACAATTACTACATCAAACTTGATTTCAGTGTTTTTTGCCCAAACAAAAGCATCCTTATTATAAACTTTCACTTTAGGATTATTGAGTGAATTACGATTAAAATCAGTTAAAATGGTATTCGTTTTAAACAACTGCGTCATTCCTTCATCCAAATCCACAAGAATAACATTTTTCACATCATTGTATTTTAATATCTCCCGAACAGCTAAACCATCTCCTCCACCAAGAACTA
Protein-coding sequences here:
- a CDS encoding NAD(P)-binding protein; the protein is MKSGENYKHSRRFFLKSIAASLLVIPFFQACQEKVITLLIRLSGTNHILGHRLRVKNFPKPTSQIHIPYLIVGGGISGLSAARQFSKKGIDDFLLIELENHLGGNSSNGENKYSKFPLGAHYLPLPNKQDKALFQFLEEEKIILGYDSKGFPEFDELQLTFAPDERLFYRNNWQEGLVPKTGNSLEDDIQFKKFFLKMDAFRAGKGIDGKYFFDIPLALSSNEESIRVLDTITMEQWFEKEGFNSKPLFDYIDYCCRDDFGLGIKYVSAWAGIHYFAARKQDATEDAKDNVLTWPEGNARLAHHLQKYAGNKTLKNHLVYEVKTTDGKVVATVFDAEEERTIEIIADKVIMATPQFVNQYIIKGGKTLAQNFHYAPWLLATLVVSDLRDNESFPLCWDNVIYGSKGLGYVYDQHQSLQQVQSKKVITYYHSFSSADVRKSRKDLYSKKSTYWKQLVFDDLKIAHPDIEKVTEEINIHLLGHGMISPVVGFIFGEAKKQAAQNIENKIFFAHSDLSGISIFEEAFHQGINIVNQIIDGSTLD